The Candidatus Dependentiae bacterium genome includes a window with the following:
- the hemW gene encoding radical SAM family heme chaperone HemW: MYFDLSVNPSSLYIHWPFCPYKCHFCNFVAIAGHEEYMHDYHLALKSEIERFCSERKGKLSIDTIYMGGGTPSTYPLSDLLDTSGTLYKVIDFLPGYEWTIEVNPGTVTDEHFRVWRDIGINRISIGVQSLNSAALKKLNRHQSLEDVHSIIDKAHHFFRTVSVDLILGLPGVSVEQWKDALAKIVHWPIKQISMYFLMVHEATPLYFGVKKKSISLPCDDEVVDLYHWSVAYLAEHGFAQYEISSFAKSGFESKHNKAYWQRKPFKGFGLGAFSFDGMSRTENEKNLLAYMDKVKQQEPTEIMVEKLSREQIWLETLMLGLRQPVGVKLSELLTTLQEKERETFICAVSMLQERHLVRSLDDRLFLTPQALAVENEVIEKLSVF; the protein is encoded by the coding sequence ATGTATTTTGACTTGTCAGTTAATCCATCTTCGCTTTATATCCATTGGCCGTTCTGTCCGTACAAATGCCACTTTTGCAATTTTGTCGCGATTGCGGGCCATGAAGAGTATATGCACGATTATCATCTGGCTCTAAAAAGCGAGATTGAACGCTTTTGTTCTGAGCGTAAAGGCAAACTCTCTATTGACACGATCTATATGGGGGGCGGCACGCCGAGCACGTATCCACTTTCTGACCTACTTGACACGTCTGGTACACTGTATAAAGTCATCGATTTTTTACCGGGATACGAGTGGACGATAGAAGTTAATCCTGGGACGGTGACCGATGAGCATTTTCGCGTATGGCGCGATATTGGGATCAACAGAATCAGTATAGGGGTTCAAAGTTTGAATAGTGCGGCGCTCAAAAAACTTAATAGGCATCAATCGCTTGAAGATGTGCATTCAATAATCGATAAGGCACATCATTTTTTTCGTACTGTCTCGGTAGATCTCATTCTGGGGCTTCCTGGTGTATCGGTTGAGCAATGGAAGGATGCACTTGCAAAAATTGTGCATTGGCCGATCAAGCAAATATCTATGTATTTTTTAATGGTGCACGAAGCAACGCCACTTTATTTTGGCGTAAAGAAGAAAAGTATTAGTTTGCCATGCGATGATGAAGTGGTCGATCTTTATCATTGGTCGGTTGCTTACCTGGCGGAGCATGGGTTTGCGCAGTATGAGATTTCTAGTTTTGCCAAATCCGGCTTTGAATCAAAGCATAATAAAGCATATTGGCAGCGAAAGCCGTTTAAAGGTTTTGGGCTTGGCGCGTTTTCGTTTGATGGAATGAGCAGAACGGAAAATGAAAAAAATTTATTGGCATACATGGATAAAGTGAAACAACAAGAACCCACTGAAATAATGGTTGAGAAATTATCTCGTGAACAAATATGGCTTGAAACTTTAATGCTCGGGCTGCGCCAACCAGTTGGCGTAAAACTTTCAGAATTATTAACCACCTTACAAGAAAAGGAACGTGAAACATTTATTTGCGCAGTTTCCATGCTGCAAGAACGCCATCTTGTGCGATCGTTGGATGATCGACTGTTCTTAACGCCTCAAGCGTTAGCGGTTGAGAATGAGGTTATAGAAAAATTATCTGTGTTTTAA
- a CDS encoding pyridoxamine 5'-phosphate oxidase family protein, which produces MAKHVGVKLPEDLIKVLKKGTVATLATFSEKGLPHTTPIQCVYPKGLESILMTIHKDHTGYHNMVWQKKVMLCFLDEGNVAYSILGRAGVVRAPSLVHPLMNVVRIDIIDIKSDRSTLTRVESGVRWNYTSWEAEELSRGLVQELKELSETL; this is translated from the coding sequence ATGGCTAAACACGTTGGTGTTAAACTTCCCGAAGATTTAATTAAAGTTTTGAAAAAAGGCACCGTTGCGACACTTGCAACTTTTTCTGAAAAAGGATTGCCACATACAACGCCAATTCAATGCGTTTATCCTAAAGGATTAGAAAGTATTTTGATGACCATTCACAAAGATCATACCGGTTATCATAATATGGTCTGGCAAAAAAAAGTGATGCTTTGTTTTCTTGATGAAGGAAATGTGGCCTATAGTATTCTAGGCCGCGCGGGAGTAGTTCGAGCACCATCGTTGGTACATCCTCTTATGAACGTTGTTCGTATCGACATTATAGATATTAAAAGTGACCGCTCAACATTGACGCGTGTGGAAAGTGGAGTACGCTGGAACTATACTTCATGGGAAGCTGAAGAACTTTCCCGTGGGTTGGTCCAAGAATTGAAAGAGTTATCTGAAACGTTGTAA
- a CDS encoding Ku protein — MRRVASWKGSLSFGLVQFNIELYSAIASHSLGFNLLHAKCHTPIANKRICPKCNKEVAWSDLVKGLKLEDGSYFIITKENLEKLKPEKTDSIRILEFVTSSAIDPIYFDQHYYVLPSKHTDRAFFLFERALEDSDRIAIGQFVMRDKEYVCAIQAHGNILLLTTLNYEYEIKELKETTTLKIPKFEKAELNLAQQLIDKLTVKKFSMSRFKDTFAQELKKKIAQAAKGKKLEKVKKVKEKKSKPEKEHSLMQALRKSIKTRIPTRASEHRPVARAKSRA, encoded by the coding sequence ATGAGAAGAGTTGCCAGTTGGAAGGGATCGCTATCATTCGGCCTTGTTCAATTTAATATTGAACTTTATTCGGCCATTGCTTCGCATTCGCTCGGTTTTAATTTGCTGCATGCAAAATGCCATACCCCTATCGCCAATAAACGGATCTGCCCCAAATGTAATAAAGAAGTTGCATGGTCCGATTTAGTGAAAGGCCTGAAACTGGAAGATGGCTCCTATTTTATTATCACAAAAGAAAATTTAGAAAAACTTAAACCTGAAAAAACCGATTCGATTCGTATTCTTGAATTTGTAACTAGTTCCGCTATTGATCCCATCTATTTTGATCAACATTATTATGTTCTCCCATCAAAGCATACCGATCGCGCTTTTTTTCTTTTTGAGCGTGCCCTTGAAGATTCAGACCGGATTGCAATCGGCCAATTTGTGATGCGTGATAAAGAATATGTTTGCGCAATACAGGCGCATGGAAACATTTTGCTTCTCACTACTTTGAATTATGAGTATGAAATTAAAGAACTCAAAGAAACCACAACGCTTAAAATTCCCAAATTTGAAAAAGCAGAACTCAATTTAGCGCAACAATTGATTGATAAATTAACGGTCAAAAAATTTTCAATGAGCCGATTTAAAGATACTTTTGCACAAGAGTTAAAAAAGAAAATTGCGCAAGCCGCTAAAGGCAAAAAACTTGAAAAAGTAAAAAAAGTTAAAGAAAAAAAATCAAAACCAGAAAAAGAACATTCGCTCATGCAAGCACTCCGCAAAAGTATCAAAACACGAATTCCCACGCGTGCATCTGAGCATAGGCCAGTTGCGCGTGCCAAATCGCGAGCATAA
- a CDS encoding class I SAM-dependent methyltransferase: MLSIFLVALHSSLTADNFSAKSIEEVKKFWDRRPCNLKHSTKPIGTREYFDEVEKRKYFVEPHIPGFAEFAMWRGKRVLEIGCGLGTEAINFARNGADLTIVELSSESLELAKKRFEVYGLHARFILANAQEIGGMLSGEKFDLIWSFGVIHHSPQPEKIVKACNALLKDDGEIRMMVYSKISYKLFHFMRETGMWDFGDGALDELIAMYSEAQTGCPVTYSYTFEGARRLFGDFEILEMGKAHIFPWKIEKYIKYEYEKEDCFKNVSDELFGELEAELGWHMLIRAKKKNN, from the coding sequence ATGCTTTCTATTTTTTTAGTAGCTCTTCATAGTTCATTAACTGCCGATAATTTTTCGGCAAAATCAATTGAAGAGGTTAAAAAATTCTGGGATCGCCGGCCATGCAATTTAAAGCATTCAACAAAGCCGATCGGTACCCGCGAATATTTTGATGAGGTAGAAAAAAGAAAGTATTTTGTGGAGCCGCATATTCCCGGGTTTGCAGAGTTTGCAATGTGGCGGGGTAAACGAGTGTTGGAAATAGGGTGCGGTTTGGGCACTGAAGCGATAAATTTCGCAAGAAATGGCGCTGATCTTACGATCGTTGAATTATCAAGTGAAAGCCTTGAGTTAGCAAAAAAAAGATTTGAGGTTTATGGTTTGCATGCGCGGTTTATTTTAGCTAATGCGCAGGAGATTGGCGGTATGCTTTCCGGCGAAAAGTTCGATTTAATTTGGTCATTTGGTGTAATTCATCATTCTCCTCAACCAGAAAAAATTGTAAAAGCCTGCAATGCGTTACTAAAAGATGATGGTGAAATCAGAATGATGGTCTATTCAAAAATAAGTTATAAGCTGTTCCACTTCATGCGAGAGACCGGCATGTGGGATTTTGGCGATGGTGCTCTGGATGAATTAATTGCGATGTATTCTGAAGCGCAAACCGGATGCCCGGTTACCTATTCTTATACGTTTGAAGGTGCGCGTAGGCTGTTTGGGGATTTTGAAATTCTTGAAATGGGAAAAGCACATATTTTTCCTTGGAAGATAGAAAAATATATTAAGTATGAATATGAAAAAGAAGATTGTTTTAAGAATGTATCGGATGAATTATTTGGGGAGCTTGAAGCAGAGCTTGGCTGGCATATGCTTATTCGAGCTAAAAAGAAAAATAATTAA
- a CDS encoding Y-family DNA polymerase, translating to MNRFALVDCNNFFVSCERVFNPKLNRKPVVVLSSNDACIIARSNEAKKLGIKMGQPAWECRDILIRNKVQVYSSNFTLYGDMSSRVMAILTECSTDIEIYSVDEAFIYFPSASDFYDGHHYTSYAQHVRNKIKQDIGLPVSIGIGPTKTLAKIAGDIAKKRNDGVFDITNHPDADNIFKLIDVRDIWGIGSRYAEKLYARSIRTVFDFINCDERWVRKNLTINGLRTLTELRGTPCFDLHTQPEPRQSLTVSRLFGRNVTEFKELHEGLATHLSIAAEKLRKQKMKAQQLIVFVSYTQYQDSTRIYRSAFQQLPLATSYTPDLLAAGTACLQSLFHKGFTYKKVGIIIDDLVPQDALQMNTFYQLPTNLEKQAALMKTIDRVNAKMGKNKLAYASAGLKKEWKNKQEKRSPAYTTNWHELLTIKI from the coding sequence ATGAATCGTTTTGCACTCGTCGACTGCAATAATTTCTTTGTCTCCTGCGAACGGGTTTTTAATCCAAAATTGAATAGAAAGCCGGTCGTCGTTCTTTCAAGTAACGATGCGTGCATTATTGCGCGTTCAAACGAAGCAAAAAAACTTGGCATCAAAATGGGCCAACCAGCATGGGAATGCCGCGATATTTTAATACGCAATAAGGTACAGGTCTATTCATCTAATTTCACGCTCTACGGAGATATGTCCTCCCGCGTGATGGCGATTCTGACCGAATGCTCGACCGATATTGAGATCTATTCGGTCGATGAAGCGTTTATATATTTCCCATCCGCATCCGATTTTTACGATGGACATCATTATACCTCGTATGCTCAGCATGTTCGCAATAAAATCAAGCAAGATATTGGGCTTCCGGTTTCTATCGGCATTGGCCCAACAAAAACGCTTGCAAAGATTGCGGGCGATATTGCAAAAAAAAGAAATGATGGTGTTTTTGATATCACGAACCATCCCGATGCAGATAACATTTTTAAGTTAATTGATGTGCGTGATATTTGGGGAATCGGCTCTCGCTATGCAGAAAAATTATACGCTCGAAGTATTCGTACCGTATTTGATTTTATCAATTGCGATGAACGTTGGGTTCGTAAAAATTTAACGATTAATGGATTGCGCACGTTAACTGAATTGCGCGGAACGCCCTGCTTTGATCTGCACACGCAGCCAGAGCCCCGCCAATCGCTCACCGTTTCACGCTTATTTGGCAGAAACGTTACCGAATTTAAAGAGCTCCACGAGGGCCTTGCTACTCATTTGAGCATCGCTGCAGAAAAATTGCGCAAGCAAAAAATGAAAGCGCAGCAGCTGATCGTCTTCGTTTCATACACACAATATCAAGATAGCACGCGCATCTATCGCTCCGCATTTCAGCAGCTACCGCTTGCCACTTCTTACACGCCCGATCTGCTGGCGGCCGGAACCGCTTGTTTGCAATCGTTATTCCATAAAGGGTTTACGTACAAAAAAGTTGGCATCATTATTGACGATTTAGTTCCTCAAGATGCGCTGCAAATGAATACTTTTTATCAACTGCCAACAAATCTTGAAAAGCAAGCAGCCCTGATGAAAACGATCGATAGAGTTAATGCTAAGATGGGGAAAAATAAACTTGCCTATGCTTCTGCTGGTCTTAAAAAAGAATGGAAAAATAAGCAAGAGAAAAGATCGCCTGCGTATACCACTAATTGGCACGAATTACTCACCATTAAGATTTAG
- the umuD gene encoding translesion error-prone DNA polymerase V autoproteolytic subunit: MINQNNSIKENLKIISVFSADSSHPLKIPFAESLISAGFPSSAENFVERSLDLNELLIKHPTATFFIKVMGDSMINAGIHSNDILIVDRSLTPTNNKIVVVRLNDEFTVKRIQFNQETILLIPENPNYKPIEIKKDADFEIWGVVTNVIHSV; this comes from the coding sequence ATGATAAATCAAAATAATTCTATAAAAGAAAATTTAAAAATCATCTCCGTTTTTTCTGCCGATAGCTCCCATCCTCTAAAAATTCCTTTTGCAGAGTCACTCATTTCAGCAGGATTTCCTTCATCTGCTGAAAACTTTGTGGAGCGCTCATTGGATTTGAATGAATTATTGATTAAGCATCCAACCGCTACCTTTTTTATTAAAGTGATGGGCGATTCGATGATCAATGCTGGCATTCATTCAAACGATATTTTAATTGTTGATCGATCTCTCACCCCTACCAATAATAAAATTGTGGTGGTGCGTTTAAATGATGAATTCACGGTAAAACGGATTCAATTCAATCAAGAAACTATTTTGTTGATACCTGAAAATCCGAATTATAAACCGATCGAGATAAAAAAAGACGCCGATTTTGAAATCTGGGGCGTCGTGACGAATGTTATTCACAGCGTATAA